The stretch of DNA TCAAATAAACGGAAAGCGGTTTCTGCTTCTGTCAGTGGAAAAATATGTGTAACCAGCTTTTTAACAGGCAATTTCTTTTTCACGATAAAATCTGCAATTTCATCATATTCATGAATTGGGAAATACCACGAACCCATTACCGTAATTTGTTTGCGGATCAATTGTTCACTCGGTTTAATCGTTGTTTCCTTGCTTTCACCAATGAATGCTACACGCCCGTGAGGTCTAACACAGCTTAACGCATCGTTTTCTGCATAAGGACTTCCTGAACAGTCAATGGCCGCGTCTGCACCTTGGCCGTTTGTAATGCGGGCAATTTCTTCTAATACATTGGCGTCTTTTCCGTTAATCGTATAATCCGCGCCTAATTCTTTTGCCATTTCTAATCGCTCATCCAGCATATCGACCGCAATAACGGTTGCACCAAGGCCTTTTGCAATCATAACCCCGGCATTCCCCATCGGCCCGAGGCCGAACATTACGAGCGTATCTCTTCCGGAAATGTTTAAACGTTTTTGGGCATGGTACAATGTGCCGACAGCATCCGTTGAGACAGCTGCCGTTACAAAGTTCATATCATCTGGGAGTCTCATGCAGTTTTCAGCCGGCGCCACCATGTAATCCGCGTCTCCGCCGTGGGCATCAAAGCCAATACATTTAAATTCTTTACAGAACATTTTATAGCCGCTCTTACAGTGTGCACATTCACCACACCCAAGTGCTAGGTAAACAGCAACGCGATCACCCACTTTATGAGTTGTAACGCCATCTCCTACTTCTGTGATTATGCCAGCCGGTTCATGTCCCGGAATAATAGATGCTTTTTTATTGCCGTCGCCAAAAACCGATGTTCCATAATACAAGCTCATATCACTTCGGCAGATGGCTGATGCTTTTAATTGAATAAGTACTTCACCCAGGCCGGGTGTTGGAATATCAACCTGCTGGATTTCTACTTTTTTCTCACCTGGAAATATAACCGCTCGCATTGTCATCAATATCCCTCCACTTATGTTACGCCCACCACATCTCGCCGACAGGCTCTTTAAACATGACATCTTTTAATAATGAAATCGCTTTGCCTAGTCCTTCATCAACGGAGGCAAGCATATCTTCGTGTTCAATTGAAACAACATAATCATAACCAACCGCCCGCAGAGTACTCATAATATCTTTCCACATTTTTTCATTCTGCCCATAACCAACAGAACGGAAAGTCCACGCACGGTTTAAAATGTCGCTGTAGTGTTTTGTATCCAGAACACCATTTACATCAATATTCGCTTGGTCTAAATACGTATCTTTTGCATGGAAGTGGTAAATGGCATTTTCTTTTCCAAGCTTTTTCACCGCTTCTACCGGATTAATTCCCTGCCAGAGAAGATGGCTTGGATCAAAATTCGCACCGATTGCTTCTCCTGCATGCTCTCTCAGCTTCAGCAGCGTGTCCGGATTATACACAACAAAACCGGGATGCATTTCGAGTGCAATTTGATTAATCCCATGTGACTGTGCAAATTTCACTTCTTCTTTCCAGTATGGAATGACGACTTCAGTCCATTGCCAGTCCAGCATTTCCGCATACTCCGGCGGCCAGGAACACGTCACCCAGTTTGGGAATTTAGCTTCTGCATGATCACCTGGGCAGCCGGAAAAACCGTTTACAACCGGGATTTCCAGACGTTCTGCAAGCTTCACGGTTTTTTGCCAAACGGCGTGAGATTCTGCCGCGAATTTTTTGTTCGGGTGAAGCGGGTTTCCATGGCAGCTCAACCCGCTGATTGTCATTCCTCGGCTTTCTACGGCTTTTTTAAATGCCTTTATTTTCTCCGGGCTGCTTAAAAGTTCATCTGGATCACAGTGACTATTCCCAGGGTAATTTCCAGTTCCGAGCTCTACTGCTTCCACGCCCATTTCTTTCAGCTTATCCAGCATGCCCTCAAAAGGCAG from Domibacillus sp. DTU_2020_1001157_1_SI_ALB_TIR_016 encodes:
- a CDS encoding sugar phosphate isomerase/epimerase, which produces MKLGVFTVLYQQLPFEGMLDKLKEMGVEAVELGTGNYPGNSHCDPDELLSSPEKIKAFKKAVESRGMTISGLSCHGNPLHPNKKFAAESHAVWQKTVKLAERLEIPVVNGFSGCPGDHAEAKFPNWVTCSWPPEYAEMLDWQWTEVVIPYWKEEVKFAQSHGINQIALEMHPGFVVYNPDTLLKLREHAGEAIGANFDPSHLLWQGINPVEAVKKLGKENAIYHFHAKDTYLDQANIDVNGVLDTKHYSDILNRAWTFRSVGYGQNEKMWKDIMSTLRAVGYDYVVSIEHEDMLASVDEGLGKAISLLKDVMFKEPVGEMWWA
- a CDS encoding zinc-binding dehydrogenase, which translates into the protein MTMRAVIFPGEKKVEIQQVDIPTPGLGEVLIQLKASAICRSDMSLYYGTSVFGDGNKKASIIPGHEPAGIITEVGDGVTTHKVGDRVAVYLALGCGECAHCKSGYKMFCKEFKCIGFDAHGGDADYMVAPAENCMRLPDDMNFVTAAVSTDAVGTLYHAQKRLNISGRDTLVMFGLGPMGNAGVMIAKGLGATVIAVDMLDERLEMAKELGADYTINGKDANVLEEIARITNGQGADAAIDCSGSPYAENDALSCVRPHGRVAFIGESKETTIKPSEQLIRKQITVMGSWYFPIHEYDEIADFIVKKKLPVKKLVTHIFPLTEAETAFRLFDERKTEKAVFVWE